In the Colletotrichum lupini chromosome 1, complete sequence genome, one interval contains:
- a CDS encoding chromo domain-containing protein — MSRRMKLTASIAISDDEMSDAGGEIAIPLKEKRAKSRSAEYRDDVSEAKSEEDIPIISGDLNGNATKPAKAAKAADVVADEEDEEGDEDDDLEADEYVVEKILDHVGTVNFRVKWEGYSKKSDQTWEPEDSLKEGASEILEEYLKKLGGREALFEEKTKAKTTKKRGRPSASSSTPPASSKRGKRNGHPAESTPPASVKEAKAKAWTLPSGSWEDDVESIDACEDEESGSIIIYLNWRNGQKTKHPKEVVYKRCPQKMLQFYEKHIRIIKAGPDADPTDLDTAPEAKM; from the exons ATGTCGCGTCGTATGAAGCTGACAGCTTCTATAGCTATTAGCGATGACGAGATGTCCGACGCCGGCGGCGAAATCGCTATCCCGCTCAAGGAGAAGCGCGCAAAGAGCCGATCCGCAGAATACCGAGACGATGTCAGCGAAGCTAAGAGCGAAGAAGACATTCCCATCATCTCCGGCGACCTGAACGGCAACGCCACCAAGCCTGCCAAAGCTGCTAAGGCAGCCGATGTCGTGGCCGATGAGGAGGACGAGGAAGGCGACGAAGACGATGATTTGGAGGCTGATGA ATACGTTGTCGAGAAGATCCTTGACCATGTG GGCACTGTGAACTTCCGTGTCAAATGGGAAGGTTACTCTAAGAAATCAGACCAGACCTGGGAGCCGGAAGACAGCCTGAA GGAAGGCGCATCAGAGATCTTGGAAGAATACCTTAAGAAGCTCGGTGGGCGTGAGGCGCTGTTTGAGGAGAAGACCAAGGCCAAGACCACGAAGAAGCGCGGCCGCCCCAGTGCTTCGTCGTCTACACCGCCGGCGAGCAGCAAGAGGGGCAAGCGTAATGGTCACCCCGCCGAATCTACTCCTCCCGCGTCAGTAAAGGAGGCTAAAGCGAAGGCCTGGACGCTGCCCAGCGGCAGCTGGGAGGATGACGTCGAGTCGATCGATGCTTGCGAGGACGAAGAGTCAGGCTCCATCATCATCTATCTCAATTGGCGAAACGGCCAGAAAACTAAGCATCCCAAGGAGGTAGTGTATAAGAGATGTCCCCAAAAG ATGCTGCAATTTTACGAAAAGCACATTCGCATCATCAAGGCGGGACCTGACGCCGATCCTACGGACCTTGATACCGCGCCCGAGGCCAAGATGTAG
- a CDS encoding HET domain-containing protein, whose protein sequence is MRLIDVNTLLLEEFMGRCSHRRFTRGWTLQELSAPRRMYLFDKSWRILGSRQDFAPEVSNITGIRNEYVSGAKSVLDASISEVFSRLAGRETTSLEDMAYPVLGLLGLNMPLLYGERSAACMRLQEELIRISDDQTIFCWTWDHTTPHNCSSLLAPSPSVFKGGDRFLCGSETDEHIVGWRKAISYSMTNVGLRIRLPTLRISGLDLSVLNVSEKRSDSGEQDPITGRVCIPLMTNNYLDEVYGVSSTLIDDSVLSAQRWPIPGQPIPVYELRNIYPSSL, encoded by the exons ATGCGTCTAATCGATGTGAACACACTCCTGCTGGAGGAGTTCATGGGCCGGTGTTCCCA TCGTCGGTTCACCCGCGGCTGGACATTACAAGAGCTCTCGGCCCCGAGGCGGATGTACCTCTTTGACAAGAGCTGGAGGATCCTAGGATCGCGGCAAGACTTCGCGCCTGAAGTTTCAAACATCACCGGAATAAGAAACGAGTACGTTTCCGGCGCCAAGTCAGTCTTGGACGCGAGCATCTCGGAGGTATTTTCCCGGCTGGCGGGCCGGGAGACGACAAGTCTCGAAGACATGGCTTATCCCGTGCTCGGGCTTCTCGGTCTCAACATGCCGTTGCTTTACGGCGAGCGCTCGGCGGCATGTATGCGCCTCCAGGAGGAGTTGATCCGCATCTCGGACGACCAGACGATCTTCTGTTGGACGTGGGATCATACGACCCCACACAACTGTAGTAGTCTACTCGCACCATCGCCTTCGGTCTTCAAGGGCGGCGACCGTTTCCTCTGCGGGTCCGAGACTGACGAGCACATTGTCGGATGGAGAAAGGCCATATCGTACTCGATGACGAACGTAGGTCTACGCATCCGTTTGCCCACGCTGAGGATATCGGGTCTGGACCTTTCCGTCTTGAACGTATCCGAAAAGAGAAGCGATTCGGGAGAGCAGGACCCTATCACAGGTCGTGTCTGTATTCCTCTCATGACGAACAACTACCTCGATGAGGTCTATGGCGTCTCGTCGACACTGATTGACGACTCTGTGCTTAGTGCTCAACGATGGCCGATTCCCGGACAACCCATACCTGTCTACGAGCTGAGGAACATATACCCCTCCTCCCTATAG